Proteins encoded by one window of Massilia sp. NR 4-1:
- a CDS encoding type 1 glutamine amidotransferase domain-containing protein — translation MRIFKKVLLAVLPILFMKIVAAAPAAYTPVSLGGAKRVLIVMTNHSEYPTRSDHTGLWLTELTHVYDALKGAGFAVDFVSPEGGVTPLDERSLGWLYVDSAAKEHLNDPAFMAALQSTKAAAEIDPAAYQAIFYAGGHGTMWDFRGNKELKRIAEGIYRDGGIVSSVCHGAAGLLDLEDAKGKPLIEGRRVTGFSNFEETLSGVKDQVPYALQSEMEAKGARYEKSLLPFRSFTVTDGRIVTGQNPGSSKEVAQALLNALGNRN, via the coding sequence ATGAGAATTTTCAAGAAGGTTCTCCTTGCCGTACTGCCGATACTCTTCATGAAGATCGTGGCCGCCGCGCCGGCGGCGTACACGCCAGTGTCTTTAGGCGGTGCGAAAAGGGTGCTGATCGTCATGACCAATCACTCCGAATACCCGACCCGGAGCGACCATACCGGGCTGTGGCTTACCGAGCTGACGCATGTTTATGACGCACTGAAAGGCGCAGGATTCGCCGTGGATTTTGTCAGTCCCGAAGGCGGCGTTACCCCATTGGATGAGCGCAGCCTCGGTTGGCTGTATGTCGATAGCGCGGCAAAGGAGCATCTGAACGATCCGGCTTTCATGGCAGCTTTGCAATCGACGAAAGCGGCGGCCGAGATTGACCCCGCCGCCTATCAAGCCATCTTCTATGCCGGCGGGCATGGAACGATGTGGGATTTCCGGGGCAATAAGGAACTCAAGCGGATTGCTGAGGGCATCTATCGCGATGGCGGCATTGTTTCTTCGGTGTGCCACGGCGCCGCCGGCCTGCTGGACCTGGAGGATGCCAAGGGCAAGCCATTGATAGAAGGCCGCCGCGTAACGGGGTTCTCGAACTTCGAAGAGACGCTGTCCGGCGTGAAGGACCAAGTGCCGTATGCCCTGCAAAGCGAAATGGAGGCAAAAGGGGCCAGGTATGAAAAATCGCTGCTTCCGTTCCGCAGTTTTACCGTCACCGACGGCCGTATCGTCACCGGCCAGAACCCCGGGTCGAGCAAGGAAGTGGCTCAAGCCCTGCTGAATGCCCTTGGCAATAGGAACTAG
- the ppsA gene encoding phosphoenolpyruvate synthase: protein MTNAALKDQGGGAVYVASFEHLRMTDVESVGGKNASLGEMISQLAGAGVRVPGGFATTAQAFRDFLTHSEAGGKPLDQRIAERLEGLNIDDVRSLAQAGAEIRQWIVDTPFQPRLEADIRAFYDRLVADSSTEVSFAVRSSATAEDLPDASFAGQQETFLNVVGIDNVLDAMKHVFASLYNDRAISYRVHKGFTHAEVALSAGVQRMVRSDVGAAGVMFTIDTESGFKDVVFITSSYGLGETVVQGAVNPDEFYVHKPMLEQGKSPVIRRNIGSKLIKMEFTNEAKAGRSVKTVDVPIELRNRYSLNDAEIVELAKYAVIIERHYGRPMDIEWGKDGRDGKLYILQARPETVKSQQKATDAQQRFKLKSTGTVLTSGRAIGQKIGAGPVRVIHDPSEMERVQPGDVLVADMTDPNWEPVMKRASAIVTNRGGRTCHAAIIARELGVPAVVGCGDATELLKDGTFVTVSCAEGDEGKIYDGLLETEVSEVSRGELPELKTKIMLNVGNPQLAFDFQSVPNAGVGLARLEFIINNNIGVHPKAILEYPNIDADLKKAVESVARGHASPKAFYVDKLAEGVATIAAAFWPKKVIVRLSDFKSNEYKKLIGGSRYEPDEENPMLGFRGAARYLSEDFAESFEMECLAMKRVRNDMGLTNVELMVPFVRTLGQAEKVIALLAKNGLKRGENGLRVIMMCEVPSNAVLAEQFLEHFDGFSIGSNDLTQLTLGLDRDSGMELLAADFDERDPAVQALLSMAIQACRKHGKYIGICGQGPSDHPELAVWLMQQGIESMSLNPDSVIDTWQKLAELQ from the coding sequence ATGACTAACGCAGCATTGAAGGACCAGGGAGGCGGGGCCGTGTACGTGGCCTCGTTCGAACACCTGCGCATGACGGATGTTGAGTCCGTCGGCGGCAAAAACGCCTCGCTGGGCGAGATGATCAGCCAGCTGGCGGGCGCCGGTGTGCGCGTGCCGGGCGGCTTTGCCACCACGGCGCAAGCCTTCCGTGACTTCCTGACCCACAGCGAAGCTGGCGGCAAGCCGCTGGACCAGCGCATCGCCGAGCGTCTGGAAGGCCTGAACATCGACGACGTGCGCTCCCTGGCGCAAGCCGGCGCCGAGATCCGTCAATGGATCGTGGACACCCCGTTCCAGCCACGCCTGGAAGCCGATATCCGCGCCTTCTACGACCGTCTGGTGGCCGATTCGTCGACCGAAGTCTCCTTCGCCGTGCGTTCCTCCGCCACTGCGGAAGACCTGCCTGACGCTTCTTTCGCTGGCCAGCAGGAGACCTTCCTGAACGTGGTCGGCATCGACAACGTGCTGGACGCGATGAAGCACGTCTTCGCCTCCCTGTACAACGACCGCGCCATCTCCTACCGCGTGCACAAGGGCTTCACCCACGCTGAAGTGGCGCTGTCGGCCGGCGTGCAGCGCATGGTGCGCTCCGATGTCGGCGCGGCCGGCGTGATGTTCACCATCGATACCGAGTCGGGCTTCAAGGATGTGGTCTTCATCACCTCCAGCTACGGCCTGGGCGAAACCGTGGTGCAGGGCGCCGTCAATCCAGACGAGTTCTACGTCCACAAGCCAATGCTGGAACAAGGCAAATCGCCTGTGATCCGCCGCAATATCGGTTCCAAGCTGATCAAGATGGAATTCACCAATGAGGCCAAGGCTGGCCGTTCGGTGAAAACCGTGGACGTGCCGATCGAGCTGCGTAACCGTTACTCGTTGAACGATGCCGAGATCGTGGAACTGGCCAAATACGCTGTCATCATCGAGCGCCACTACGGCCGTCCGATGGACATCGAGTGGGGCAAGGATGGCCGCGACGGCAAGCTGTATATTCTGCAGGCCCGTCCCGAGACCGTGAAATCGCAGCAGAAAGCGACCGATGCGCAGCAGCGCTTCAAGCTGAAATCGACCGGTACCGTGCTGACCTCGGGCCGTGCGATCGGCCAGAAGATCGGCGCCGGCCCTGTGCGCGTGATCCACGATCCGTCCGAAATGGAGCGGGTGCAGCCAGGCGACGTGCTGGTGGCCGATATGACCGACCCGAACTGGGAGCCGGTGATGAAGCGCGCTTCCGCCATCGTGACCAACCGTGGCGGCCGTACTTGCCACGCCGCGATCATCGCGCGTGAACTGGGCGTGCCGGCGGTGGTGGGCTGCGGTGATGCTACCGAATTGCTGAAAGACGGTACCTTCGTCACCGTGTCCTGCGCCGAAGGCGATGAGGGCAAGATCTACGACGGCCTGCTGGAAACCGAAGTGTCGGAAGTCTCGCGCGGCGAGCTGCCGGAACTGAAGACCAAGATCATGCTGAACGTGGGTAACCCGCAGCTGGCCTTCGACTTCCAGTCGGTGCCGAACGCCGGTGTGGGCCTGGCCCGCCTGGAGTTCATCATCAATAACAATATTGGTGTGCACCCGAAAGCGATCCTGGAATACCCGAACATCGACGCCGACCTGAAAAAGGCCGTGGAGTCGGTGGCGCGCGGCCACGCTTCGCCGAAAGCCTTCTACGTCGACAAGCTGGCCGAAGGCGTGGCGACCATCGCCGCCGCGTTCTGGCCGAAGAAAGTCATCGTGCGCCTGTCCGACTTCAAGTCGAACGAGTACAAGAAGCTGATCGGCGGTTCGCGCTACGAGCCGGACGAAGAGAACCCGATGCTGGGCTTCCGCGGCGCGGCGCGCTATCTGTCGGAAGACTTCGCCGAGTCATTCGAGATGGAATGCCTGGCCATGAAGCGCGTGCGCAACGACATGGGCCTGACCAACGTCGAACTGATGGTGCCGTTCGTGCGTACCCTGGGCCAGGCCGAGAAAGTGATCGCGCTGCTGGCCAAGAACGGCTTGAAACGCGGCGAGAACGGCCTGCGCGTCATCATGATGTGCGAAGTGCCGTCCAACGCCGTGTTGGCGGAACAGTTCCTGGAACACTTCGACGGCTTCTCCATCGGTTCCAACGACCTGACCCAGCTGACCCTGGGCCTGGACCGCGATTCCGGCATGGAGCTGCTGGCGGCCGACTTCGACGAGCGCGATCCGGCGGTGCAGGCGCTGCTGAGCATGGCCATCCAGGCTTGCCGCAAACACGGCAAGTACATCGGCATCTGCGGCCAAGGTCCATCCGACCATCCGGAACTGGCTGTGTGGCTGATGCAGCAAGGGATCGAGTCGATGTCGCTGAATCCGGACTCGGTAATCGACACCTGGCAGAAACTCGCCGAACTGCAGTAA
- a CDS encoding MFS transporter, with the protein MLSSLNSIPRGPLLLIVARFASALGSALTGFGLNVWVFRETGSYAIFAALAVAAALPALLFAPVAGVLVDRFARKRLLIVCELLAAATVGGVAAASAAGLLNPYLVGAASVSLALLSTLSWPATMAAVAELTPPAQRAAVNGLAEALGGGVQILNPVLGAALFTLVGIAGIALLDLFSYAVCALLIAAIAFPARTPQAPVSGGSALVRFWREAVAGFQWVAGRRDLAALLLFFAIINIGCSIFAVTLTPYLLSFTSAETLGWCMGLSGAGIVAGGSLFSLTGGLKRHEHGVLLGGVLAGACMLLFGVLRTPAALLACSFCYGLATPLMNASSQTIWQAEVPPAIQGRVFAIRKMIAWGLNPLAILLSVPLAAGLFQPMLGQGLPVRLWGDGAAGPLGMMTSACGLLCLLWSLMVLLLGKLKIEQRIPDPV; encoded by the coding sequence TTGTTATCCAGTTTGAATAGCATTCCGCGCGGCCCGCTGCTGCTTATCGTCGCCCGCTTTGCCAGTGCCCTGGGATCGGCCCTTACTGGCTTTGGACTCAATGTCTGGGTCTTCCGCGAGACTGGCTCGTATGCGATCTTTGCGGCGCTGGCTGTGGCGGCGGCTTTGCCGGCGCTGTTGTTCGCCCCCGTTGCGGGGGTGCTGGTGGACCGCTTTGCGCGCAAGCGCCTGCTGATTGTCTGTGAACTGCTGGCGGCGGCCACGGTGGGCGGCGTGGCGGCGGCCAGCGCGGCTGGATTGCTGAATCCTTATCTGGTCGGCGCCGCCAGCGTGTCGCTGGCGCTGCTGTCCACACTGAGCTGGCCGGCGACGATGGCGGCGGTGGCGGAACTGACGCCGCCGGCGCAACGCGCCGCCGTGAACGGTCTGGCCGAAGCCTTGGGCGGCGGCGTGCAGATCCTGAATCCGGTACTGGGTGCGGCGCTGTTTACGCTGGTCGGCATTGCCGGTATCGCCTTGCTGGACCTGTTCTCCTACGCCGTATGCGCGCTCTTGATCGCGGCCATCGCCTTCCCTGCACGCACGCCGCAGGCGCCGGTGTCCGGCGGCTCGGCGCTGGTGCGCTTCTGGCGCGAAGCCGTCGCCGGTTTCCAGTGGGTGGCCGGCCGGCGCGATCTGGCGGCGCTGCTGCTGTTCTTCGCCATCATTAATATCGGCTGCTCGATTTTCGCCGTCACCTTGACGCCGTATCTGCTGTCCTTCACTTCGGCCGAGACGCTGGGCTGGTGCATGGGCCTGAGCGGCGCCGGCATCGTGGCCGGCGGCAGCCTGTTCTCGCTGACGGGCGGCTTGAAACGCCACGAACATGGCGTCCTGCTGGGTGGCGTGCTGGCCGGCGCCTGCATGCTGCTGTTCGGGGTGCTGCGCACGCCGGCGGCGCTGCTGGCCTGCTCCTTCTGCTATGGCCTGGCAACGCCGCTGATGAATGCCTCAAGCCAGACCATCTGGCAAGCCGAGGTGCCGCCGGCCATCCAGGGCCGCGTCTTCGCCATCCGCAAAATGATCGCCTGGGGCTTGAATCCCTTGGCCATCCTGCTGTCGGTGCCGCTGGCGGCCGGTCTGTTCCAGCCCATGCTGGGCCAGGGACTGCCAGTGCGCCTGTGGGGCGACGGCGCAGCCGGCCCGCTGGGCATGATGACCAGCGCCTGCGGCCTGCTTTGCCTGCTGTGGTCACTCATGGTTCTGCTGCTGGGTAAGCTGAAGATAGAACAGCGCATCCCCGACCCCGTCTGA
- the udk gene encoding uridine kinase, translating into MNEISPPPFIIGVAGGSGSGKSTVSQQVLASFGADMVSVVMQDDYYCDQTDLTLEVRRQQNYDHPQAFDWPLLIQHVQALRNGQTIEMPVYDFTVSNRSNKTIPVKPAPVIVIEGLFTLYNADLRKMMSLKIFVDTAPDVRFIRRMQRDVAERGRSLESIVSQYLETVRPMHKQFIEPTKRHADVILPHGANGPAVDIITTKVASVIGQLKRP; encoded by the coding sequence ATGAATGAGATTTCTCCTCCCCCGTTTATCATTGGTGTCGCTGGCGGCAGCGGCAGCGGCAAGTCCACGGTTTCCCAGCAAGTACTAGCTTCGTTCGGCGCAGATATGGTTTCGGTCGTGATGCAGGACGACTACTACTGCGATCAAACCGACCTCACCCTCGAGGTTCGGCGCCAGCAGAATTACGACCATCCGCAGGCCTTCGACTGGCCACTCTTGATCCAGCATGTCCAGGCCTTGCGCAATGGACAAACAATCGAGATGCCGGTGTACGACTTCACCGTCAGCAACCGCTCCAACAAGACCATTCCCGTCAAACCAGCCCCGGTCATCGTGATCGAAGGGCTGTTTACCTTGTATAACGCGGACTTGCGCAAAATGATGTCGCTGAAGATCTTTGTCGACACAGCCCCCGACGTGCGCTTCATCCGCCGCATGCAGAGGGATGTTGCCGAGCGCGGCCGCTCGCTGGAAAGCATCGTCTCCCAGTACCTGGAAACGGTGCGTCCGATGCACAAGCAGTTTATCGAGCCGACCAAGCGCCACGCCGACGTTATCCTGCCGCACGGTGCGAATGGACCGGCAGTCGATATCATTACCACCAAGGTGGCGAGTGTCATCGGCCAATTGAAGCGGCCGTGA
- a CDS encoding GNAT family N-acetyltransferase yields MKQSVIVIGDKADTEFEKVIGKGLDEFNELKAGFSDRRPLSVMVKGPDGNGILGGALGRTSLGLAFLDLFYLPDSLRGSGLGTQVLKAFEDEARERGCGSAVLYTINFQAPGFYEKNGWVRFGEVSSGQEGISRIFMSKKL; encoded by the coding sequence TTGAAACAGAGCGTTATTGTTATCGGCGATAAGGCCGACACTGAGTTCGAGAAAGTCATCGGCAAGGGCTTGGATGAGTTCAATGAACTGAAAGCGGGCTTCAGCGATCGACGTCCCCTGAGCGTGATGGTCAAAGGCCCTGATGGCAATGGGATACTGGGAGGCGCCCTCGGCAGAACCTCCCTTGGCTTGGCGTTTCTGGACCTGTTCTACCTGCCGGATTCCCTGCGCGGCTCGGGATTGGGCACCCAAGTCCTGAAGGCATTTGAGGACGAAGCACGCGAGCGCGGCTGCGGTTCAGCCGTGCTCTACACCATCAACTTCCAGGCGCCCGGATTCTACGAGAAAAATGGCTGGGTCAGGTTTGGCGAGGTAAGCTCTGGCCAGGAAGGGATCAGCCGTATCTTTATGTCTAAAAAGCTATAG
- a CDS encoding pyruvate, water dikinase regulatory protein — MTFEQRSTLPASARTVFFVSDGTGITAETFGHSVLTQFDLRFRQIRLPFIDTLDKAYEAARKINEVAAADGQRPIIFSTLVKTELSNVIRQCNGMHMDLIQTFVAPLEQELGVKSTHTIGRSHNIVDSEEYKNRIEAINFSLAHDDGQSHKNLTSADVILVGVSRSGKTPTSLYLAMQYGIKAANYPLIPDDFERGKLPSSLYEYKSKIFGLSITPERLSEIRNERRAGSKYASIENCRYEVNEAEMMMKREGIRWLSSTTKSIEEISTTILQEIKPDRREY, encoded by the coding sequence ATGACTTTTGAGCAACGTTCCACCCTGCCAGCGTCGGCCCGTACCGTGTTTTTCGTCTCCGATGGTACCGGCATCACGGCAGAAACCTTTGGCCATTCCGTCCTGACCCAGTTCGACCTGCGCTTCCGCCAGATCCGCCTGCCGTTTATCGACACGCTGGACAAGGCTTACGAGGCGGCGCGCAAGATCAACGAGGTGGCGGCTGCCGACGGCCAGCGCCCGATCATTTTCTCGACCCTGGTCAAAACCGAGCTGTCGAACGTGATCCGCCAGTGCAACGGCATGCATATGGACCTGATCCAGACCTTTGTGGCGCCGCTGGAGCAGGAACTGGGCGTGAAATCGACCCACACCATCGGACGTTCCCACAATATTGTCGATAGCGAGGAATACAAGAACCGCATCGAGGCCATCAACTTCTCGCTGGCGCACGACGACGGCCAGTCGCACAAGAACCTGACCTCGGCCGACGTGATCCTGGTGGGCGTCTCGCGCTCGGGCAAGACCCCGACCAGCCTGTATCTGGCCATGCAGTACGGGATCAAGGCCGCCAACTACCCGCTGATCCCCGACGATTTCGAGCGCGGCAAGCTGCCCTCCTCGCTGTACGAGTACAAATCCAAGATTTTCGGCCTGAGCATCACGCCCGAGCGCCTGAGCGAAATCCGCAATGAACGCCGCGCGGGCAGCAAGTACGCCTCCATCGAAAACTGCCGCTACGAGGTCAACGAAGCGGAAATGATGATGAAGCGCGAAGGCATCCGCTGGCTTTCCTCGACCACCAAGTCGATCGAGGAAATCTCCACCACCATCCTGCAAGAGATCAAGCCGGATCGCCGAGAGTATTGA
- a CDS encoding DUF4440 domain-containing protein produces MRKFIKSFVTAIYLATFAAMSPVIAADQNTDWEAQVKKADDTYWHDFNFSHSTALKAHLTSDVEFYHDLGGSIIGYEALAKVNAGMDGAKNRGRRMVVPETLRILPLRKGKDIYGALVMGEHDFFSTESGKVVKRTLRASFTHLMLLQDGAWKIARIYSYEHKPVTDADK; encoded by the coding sequence ATGCGCAAATTCATAAAATCCTTCGTTACTGCTATCTATCTCGCCACTTTCGCCGCCATGTCGCCTGTTATAGCCGCAGACCAAAATACCGACTGGGAAGCACAGGTTAAAAAAGCTGACGATACCTACTGGCACGACTTTAATTTCTCACATTCCACTGCATTGAAGGCCCATCTCACCAGCGATGTCGAGTTCTATCATGATCTTGGCGGCTCGATAATAGGGTATGAAGCATTGGCCAAAGTCAACGCCGGAATGGATGGCGCCAAGAACCGAGGTCGCCGTATGGTTGTTCCTGAAACTCTCCGCATACTTCCATTGCGCAAGGGAAAAGACATTTATGGCGCCCTAGTCATGGGTGAGCATGATTTCTTTAGTACTGAGTCGGGAAAAGTGGTGAAGAGAACGTTGAGGGCCTCTTTCACTCACCTCATGTTGCTCCAGGACGGTGCTTGGAAAATAGCGCGTATATATAGTTATGAACACAAACCGGTAACTGATGCGGATAAGTAA
- a CDS encoding MerR family transcriptional regulator: MKIGELAKRSGIAASTIRFYESKGLLKAVSRLSNGYRDYPLEAVALLAIINDAQRVGFSLEEIKQVLPEDISSWRHEELIAALHKKIADIESLEVRLAQNKAHLRSLVQLIDSRPDDLDCKDNAVRVMTSMGIPSVK, from the coding sequence ATGAAAATCGGCGAATTAGCCAAACGTAGCGGTATAGCAGCATCGACCATTCGGTTCTACGAGTCCAAAGGATTGTTGAAGGCTGTAAGCCGGCTGTCCAACGGTTACCGGGACTATCCGCTGGAAGCGGTAGCGCTGCTTGCCATCATCAACGATGCCCAGAGGGTCGGCTTTTCACTTGAGGAAATCAAGCAGGTGCTGCCGGAAGATATTTCTTCATGGCGGCATGAGGAATTAATCGCCGCGCTGCACAAGAAAATTGCCGATATCGAATCGCTGGAAGTGCGGCTGGCCCAAAACAAGGCGCATCTGCGCTCCTTGGTCCAACTTATCGATTCCAGGCCCGACGATCTTGATTGCAAGGACAACGCTGTACGAGTCATGACAAGCATGGGCATCCCCAGCGTTAAATAG